A window from Apostichopus japonicus isolate 1M-3 chromosome 2, ASM3797524v1, whole genome shotgun sequence encodes these proteins:
- the LOC139975869 gene encoding zinc transporter ZIP3-like yields the protein MENLTLQLISVSAIFLSTFLSTLLPLKVIGTTSGSSSGASKSERFISVCNCLAGGVFLTTCFLGLIPSAHQKFDHIRDTMSAKNTYPITEAVVLAGFYMILILERTVSAVREFGCKKDNSYLFEMDQLLPHHSGQQDSSESEDEIDLFEMQPIKHSSHKENGKVGSSSSAKKANRNWDSGHSHTQNVSSQNLGRSFILLLALSVHSVFEGMALGVQENQKNTLYLLAAILIHETLAGFALGSNMVRNGTSACLLCFYSSVFSVMIPIGIVIGLAINGNKSFPAEVASATTQALAAGVFIFITFFEIFGHEFDKQQDWLLKVIASLIGFLLLAGLEAILIFKFDTL from the coding sequence ATGGAAAACCTGACGCTTCAGTTGATTTCAGTGAGTGCCATATTTTTGTCTACGTTCCTGTCCACGTTGCTACCCCTGAAGGTAATTGGGACCACGAGTGGATCCAGCTCAGGGGCCTCTAAATCAGAGAGATTTATAAGTGTGTGCAATTGCCTGGCAGGTGGCGTATTCCTTACAACCTGTTTCTTAGGTCTGATTCCATCAGCTCACCAGAAGTTTGACCACATTCGGGACACCATGTCCGCAAAAAACACGTATCCCATAACAGAAGCAGTGGTGCTAGCAGGATTTTACATGATTTTGATATTAGAGAGAACAGTATCTGCAGTTCGAGAATTTGGATGTAAGAAAGACAACTCCTATTTGTTTGAAATGGACCAACTTTTACCCCATCACAGTGGCCAACAAGACTCTTCTGAATCGGAAGACGAAATCGATCTGTTTGAGATGCAACCTATCAAACACAGTTCCCACAAAGAAAATGGCAAGGTAGGTTCCTCCTCATCAGCGAAAAAGGCAAATAGGAACTGGGACTCTGGTCACAGTCATACGCAGAATGTCAGTTCGCAGAATCTTGGCAGATCTTTCATACTTCTGTTAGCTCTGTCGGTACATTCAGTCTTTGAGGGCATGGCTCTTGGGGTTCAAGAGAATCAGAAGAACACATTGTACCTCCTGGCAGCCATCTTGATCCATGAAACACTAGCAGGATTTGCTCTTGGGTCAAATATGGTCAGGAATGGCACCTCTGCGTGCTTACTCTGTTTCTACAGCTCTGTGTTTTCGGTGATGATTCCTATCGGTATAGTCATTGGTCTCGCCATCAATGGGAACAAGAGCTTCCCTGCTGAAGTAGCCTCAGCCACTACTCAAGCACTTGCCGCTGGGGTCTTCATCTTCATTAcattctttgaaatatttggaCACGAATTTGACAAGCAACAGGATTGGCTGTTGAAAGTCATCGCCTCTCTCATTGGATTTTTGCTACTGGCCGGCTTAGAGgccatattaatatttaaatttgacacTTTATAG